From Bermanella sp. WJH001:
TATAACGAGAAAGCAAAGATTATGACCCAAGCCAATATTCAGCTACTGCTCACCGGTGACGAAATCATGAGCGGCGATATCATCGACAGCAACAGCGCCATGATCGCCGACCACCTTGCAACACTTGGGTTACGCCCTCGTAAAAAAGTCACTGTAGGGGACTTACTTCAAGACTTAATCAATGAAATGCAGCAGCTCAGCCAACAGGCTAATGTGCTCATTGTAAATGGTGGCCTTGGTCCCACCGAAGACGACAAAACCGCCGAAGCCTTAGCACAGGTAATCAACTCCCCTTTGTGCGAACACCCAACTGCCATTGCGCAAATTGAAGCTTGGTGTCAAAAACTGAATTACCCCATGAACGATGCCAACAAAAAACAAGGCATCTTACCCAAAGGTGTGGGCATTTTAGAAAACACTAGCGGCAGTGCCCCCGGTTTTTATTGCGAACACAATAACTGTTTAATGTTTTTTACACCGGGTGTGCCCAGCGAATTAAACGCCATGATGACCCATAGCATTTTGCCCATGCTAGAAAAGCGTTTTACCAACATAGAGCCGCACACCACCAAACGTTTACAAGTATTTGGTATTGGTGAGTCGTCACTACAATTAAAATTACGCAAACATATTCCACATTGGCCGCATGATATTGACATGGGATTTCGTGCCGATTATCCGCAGGTAGAAGTCAAACTCACCGCCCACTCAAAACAAGCAGAAGAAAAAATAGACAGCTTAACCCAACAAATCAAACAGGTTTTAACAGGCCATGTGATTGGTGAAGGGGATATTCAATTGCCCCAAAACCTTGTGCAATTATTAACAGAAAACAAACAAACCATGACCACAGTCGAATCTTGCACCGGCGGTTTGATTGCCTCCAAAATCACATCCGTAGCGGGTTCATCTTCTGTATTTGGCGCAGGCTTTGTTACTTATTCTAACGAAATGAAAACCGCCATGGTGGGCGTGAGTGAAACCACATTAGAAAAATACGGCGCCGTATCAGAAGAAGTGGTAATTGAAATGGCACAAGGGGCACTTGAAAAAAGCGGCAGCGATTGGGCCGTAGCCGTCAGCGGCATTGCAGGCCCAGGTGGAGGCTCTGACGACAAACCCGTTGGCACGGTTTGGTTGGCTTGGGGCAATCACTCAGAAATAAAAACCGTAAAATTATTCTTTCCGTTTTCGCGGCAGCGTTTTCAAGATTATGTCGCCAGTGCGGGCTTGGATTTGATTCGTCGGGAGTTATTGGGAATTAATGAAAAGCCGAATTATTTTCCAAAAGCCTAAACAGAGGTGGGATGGATTAGATGTGAGTACAACGAACATCGTAACCCATCGATTACCGCATAAAATATTTTGTTTACATTGATGGGTTACGCTTCGCTAACCCATCCTACAAAAAAACACTTCCTAGCAACAGGTAGGATGGTGTTAGAAATTAATGCAACGAATATCGTAACCCATCGATTACCGTATAAAATATTCTATTTACATTGAAGGGTTACGCTTCGCCAACCCATCCTAGAAAAAGATATGACTTATAACAGCTAGTAGGATGGTGTTAGATGTGAGTACAACGAACATCGTAACCCATCGATTACCGCATAAAATATTCTATTTACATTGAAGGGTTACGCTGCGCTAACCCATCCTACAAAAAACACATTCCTAGCAACAAGTAGGATGGTGTTAGGAGTGAGTACAACGAACATCGTAACCCGTCGATTACAGCATAAAATATTCTATTTACATTGAAGGGTTACGCTGCGCTAACCCATCCTACAAAAAACACATTCCTAGCAACAAGTAGGATGGTGTTAGGAGTGAGTACAACGAACATCGTAACCCGTCGATTACNNNNNNNNNNNNNNNNNNNNNNNNNNNNNNNNNNNNNNNNNNNNNNNNNNNNNNNNNNNNNNNNNNNNNNNNNNNNNNNNNNNNNNNNNNNNNNNNNNNNAGCACAAAATATTCTATTTACATTGATGGGTTACGCTGCGCTAACCCACCCTACAACAAACACATTTCCTAGCCACAAGTAGAATGGTGTTAGATGTGAGTGCAACGAATATCGTAACCCATCGATTACCGTATAAAATATTCTATTTACATTGAAGGGTTACGCTTCGCCAACCCATCCTAGAAAAAGATATGACTTATAACAGCTAGTAGGATGGTGTTAGATGTGAGTACAACGAACATCGTAACCCATCTATTTTATTATTCACCAACCAAAAAATTTTCATCTTTTACATCACACGCCCAATCTCTAGAATACATACCTCGCTCCACATAATTATGAAATGTCGAGTAAGGCCATTCATCAGCCCTATTACAGTAGCCATGTTTAACAGGATTGTAATGAATATAATCAATATGACGTTGTAAATCTTGTTCATCTCTAATTAGATGTTCCCAAAATCTACGCTGCCAAACCCCCTTCTCATTTTTTCGACTCATTGAGT
This genomic window contains:
- a CDS encoding CinA family nicotinamide mononucleotide deamidase-related protein translates to MTQANIQLLLTGDEIMSGDIIDSNSAMIADHLATLGLRPRKKVTVGDLLQDLINEMQQLSQQANVLIVNGGLGPTEDDKTAEALAQVINSPLCEHPTAIAQIEAWCQKLNYPMNDANKKQGILPKGVGILENTSGSAPGFYCEHNNCLMFFTPGVPSELNAMMTHSILPMLEKRFTNIEPHTTKRLQVFGIGESSLQLKLRKHIPHWPHDIDMGFRADYPQVEVKLTAHSKQAEEKIDSLTQQIKQVLTGHVIGEGDIQLPQNLVQLLTENKQTMTTVESCTGGLIASKITSVAGSSSVFGAGFVTYSNEMKTAMVGVSETTLEKYGAVSEEVVIEMAQGALEKSGSDWAVAVSGIAGPGGGSDDKPVGTVWLAWGNHSEIKTVKLFFPFSRQRFQDYVASAGLDLIRRELLGINEKPNYFPKA